CCAACATCGGGGAGTTGGTCAAGTTGCTCCACAAAAACGTCCCCTCCGCCCGAGTGCTGGTCGTGGACGACACTTCCCCCGATGGCACTTCCGACGAAGTTCGCCGCCTGATGAAAAGGGACAAAAAACTCTTCCTTTTACAAAGGGACCGTTCGGTCAAGGGAAGG
This window of the bacterium genome carries:
- a CDS encoding glycosyltransferase, producing MKTIIMVPTYNEKANIGELVKLLHKNVPSARVLVVDDTSPDGTSDEVRRLMKRDKKLFLLQRDRSVKGR